The DNA region TGCGAGTCAGCTGGACCGCATCTGGCGGGACACCTGCGGACAGACACCGTTTCAATTCTGGAGCCAGCGCCGGTTGCTGTATGCGTGCAGCCAACTGCAAAGCATGGAACGCGGCGTGAAGGAAATCGCCCACGAGCTCGGCTTCGTCCACCTCTCGCAATTTTCCAATTGGTTTCGTCGGCATCAACACACGTCGCCGCGGACCTATCGCTATACGTTCTCTGGATGAGCGCCTGACGCTCAGCAAAAAAGCCGGCCCGAGCGGCCGGCTTTTTGCGATGAAGGAATTAGGGGGCTACTCAGTTTTTAGGATTCAGCGTGATTTCACGCATGAGTTTGATGCCGTGAACCTCACGCATATCGACGCGATCGGTGGCGATTTTGAAGCGCTGGTCGGCGTCACCTTCGGCTTCGAGGACGATCTTGCCCCAGCGTTCACGGACGTTGTCCTGATCGGCCATGTTGCGGGTCTCGACCATCAGGAGGACGTTGAAGTCACTGGGGTTTCCCGGATGACCCAGCAGGATTTTGTAGTCGAGGATGAGGCCTTCTTTTTTCGCCTGACGCATGACGGCATCGAAGGTGCGGGTGATGCTTTTCAAGTAGGCTTCGACCATGCCGTGCTTGGCGCGGACAATGGTAATCTCCCAGACCGTGCCTTCCGTGTAAGGAGCTTCGTCTTTGGCGAAGGTTTTTCCGGAAAAAGCGAGGAGCGCCGTGAGAAGAATGAGGAGGAGTTTGTTTTTCATAGAGAGGATCGAGAAGGGACGTACTGCGGATCAGTGTGCGCGAACGTTATCCGCAGGAGCTTCCTGACGGATGAATTCGCGCGGGAAGAAACGGTAAGCGGCAAAGAGCAGCGCGCTTCCGCCGAGAAGGTAAGCCCAGGCAAGACCGGACAGACCGGCGCCGAGATCGCCGCCTTGCTTCATGGCGCCGAGAATCAACGGAGCCAGAGAACCGATCATGAAGGAAAACGCCACCATGAGACCAGCGGCCGAGGCATGAAAACGACGGGGCACGACATCGAAAAGCGATGCGTAGATGTTCGAGTCGAACAGGCCGCGGCAAAAACCGAAACCACCGAGCGCGATGTAAACAACGGTGAGATTGTCGGATGCGCCCATGAAATAGAGCGAAGGGATGCCGAGAAGCAGCGCGGTACCGGCGAGATTCAGACGGAAGCTCGGATATTTCTGAGCGAATTTGTCGGAGAACTTGCCGCCAAGCATAACACCGACGAACGCGGCCACCAAATTGTAGAATACGCTGAAGAACCCGGCGTTCGCTAGCGTGAGCCCAAAGGATTCATGGAGATAAGTCGGCATCCAGGCGAGGTAGCCAATGCTCACGAAGGTGCTAAGGCCGAGTACGAGCGAAAAGATGATCGCCGTTTTAATCTTTATAAGCGATTGGAGTACTTCTTTAACGCGGGGCCGCTCACCGCTGATGACCGGGCTGACTGAGTGCGATCGCTTCATGCGCAGGTGAATAACAACGGCGAGAATGATGCCGAATCCACCGAAGACAAAGAAGGAGCTTTTCCACCCGAAGAGCTGCCCGAGCCACCCAGCCATGAAGCCGCCGCCAATGGTTCCGACGTAAAGAGCGGATTGGTGAACCGCGAGCGCGAGACTGCGGGATTTGGTGTGATGCTCTCCGATGAAAGCCACAGCTGCGGGAACATACATGGCTTCACCAACGCCCGTAGCCACGCTGCGGATGGCTATGAAAGAAATCAGTCCGACCGAGAGGCCACTGAGCAACGTGGAGAGGCTCCAGGCGGCGAGGCTCAAGACGATGATAATACTGCGCGGATAACGGTCGCCGATGTAGCCGGCCGCGGGAAGCACGAACGCCATCGTCACGACCATCGTTGAGCCGATCACCCCCGCTTGGAAATCATTCAGACCGAGATCAGCTTTGATGAGCGGAAGCACCACATTGAAAATCTGGCGGTCGGCCTGATTCATGACGTAGGCGAGGAAAAGCCAAATGATGATTTCCCATTGGTAAGGAATCAGCGGCTTTTTCGCCGTGTTTGCAGAAAGAGATGCCATGTGAGTCGGATCTTGAGCGTCGAAGCAGGATGAGAGTGGGCCTGAATTATAAAACCACCGGGCAGAGGACATCCCGCCCGGCGGTTGAATCTTTAGCGCGAGCGGTTCTTAGAAGACCGCCTTCACGGCCAGGGTATAAGTGGTGCCGACGCGGAGGTGATCGTAGAGCGTCGGAGCACTTGGAGCCACTTTCTGCATCTGGATGTAAGGAGCGTCGGTCACATTGCGCGCGCTCAAGTTGAGGGACAGCATGCGTGTGAGTTTGAAGCCGGCTCCGCCGTCGATCTGCGTACGCGCACGACGATAAGTCGCGCCTGTGGTGGTGGTCGGCGTGTCGTCGGTCCAGTTGCCGTTCGCGTAGATATTGAAGCGGCGATAGGTGTAGGAAATGCCGCTGTTGACGGAATGCGGCACGAGGCCGGTCTTCAGTTCGGTGGCATAGGCGCGGGTGTAGTTGGCGCGAACATTCAACCGGCGGAAGGCGTTGCCGAGGAAGCCGAGGTTCTGATTGTACGAGAGTTCCATGCTGCGGACTTTGACCTGGCCCGGGCTGTTGGCTGAGGTGATGAAACGGTAGCCGGTGTAATCCTCGCCGGCGTAACCAAATTCCGCGGCGGTGAGTTCATCGCTATTGATGAGATCTTCGACGTGGTTCTCGTAGAGGGCCACGCTGAATTCGCCGACGTTCTTCATGTAATAAGCGAGACGGGTCGCAAAGTTGGTGGCGGTTTCCGGTCTCAGCTTAACGTTCGGCGCAGTGACTGTCTGGTTGTTGTCATTGACGACCCAGACGCCCGCCACGTCGTTGTATGCCGGACGGCGGATTGTGGAGCTGAAGCCGGCGTGCCATTCAAGGTCCTTGATGATCTCGTAGCGAATCGAACCGCTGGGGAAGAAGTTTTCGTAGTTGCCTGTCCGGTACACGCGAGGACGGGCCAGGAACTGATAAGCTACGCCCGGAATGGTGGTGGCGACGCCGCTGGCGTTGACCGCATAACCGGCGGCAGTGACCTCAGCCGAGGTCCGGGCATCGGGCTCGAGCACCTTCGTTTCTGTGTCCTCGTAACGCACCCCAGCGCGGATGGTGAACCCTTTCACCTGGGCAGTGCCCATGAAATAACCGGCGTTGATGCTCTCGGTGAAGTTACGGTTACGGACGACGTGGGTGTTGTAGTAGTCGGTCGCGTTGGAGGAGTTGACGAATTGCTCGGGATTGGTGCGGAAGCGTTCGCCGATATCCGCGAGATCGGGCATGAAGATACGACCGCCGCTGATGGAGGTGATGTTCACGTTGGTTTTGCCGAGGTCCCAGACGAATTCAGAGGGAAATTCGCCGTAGTGGGTGGAATTGCCGTTGGGTCCGACATAATTGTAACGATCCAAAGAGCGCTTATCGGAGAAGGTCCGGTTTTCTTCCCGGAACTTGAGGCCGGTCTTCCAGACGATCGGGATGCCCCAGTTGGTGGAAAGACTCGCATTGGTTTGTGCAGTCATGAACTCGCCGCGAGAGCGGCGGCTGTCTTTGGCGATGATGGACGGTTTGCTGAAGGCAGAGCCGGAGGCGATGTCGCGGCCGGCAATCTGCACAAACTGCCAGTCCGGCGAGAGCGCATCGTTCGGCCGCACGGCGCGGTAGTTGACGTTCGCCGCCACCGGGCTGTTGAGAGTCTGCATCGTGCCATGGCGTCCGAAGTTGTCATACCAGCTGGTGGAATCCGAGTAGGACGCAGCGCCATCCCACACAAAGTTGCCATTCTTGTATTCGAATTTTGGTGTCACAGTGATGGTTTCGCCCAGCTTGGAGATCGCCACCGGGTTCACGGTGATGCTCGCGGCAGTTGAGTTGGTGGTGAAACCGAAAACCGGATCAGCGCCGATGACCGAGCGGCCACCGGTGGTCGCGGTCATAGAGCGCTGCATGTTCCAAAGTTCGGAGTAGTTGTAGATTGTGGTGAGCGAGAGCGTAAGGCGGTCCGTTGCGCGGAAGTCGGTCGTGAACGTGGTGGAGAAACGCCGGTTGTGACGCGGGAGTTGCTGGAAAACAATCGATGTGGGCACCTGCTCACGACGGTCGGTCGCCGTGGGGCTGCGATTGTAGTTAATTGTGACACGGCTGGCGTCCGAGTAGATGTTCGATTCGGAGACGTTGAAGACGAAGCCGAGGCGATTATTGAGAAACACATCGGAGTATTCGAAAATACCGCCGGGCCCAAATTTGTAGCTGCCGTCGTGATCATCGGGGCCAATGCCTTTGGAAAGCGTCATGGCGCTCGAGTGCATGGCCGAGTTCAATTGCAGGCTGATACGGCGGTCCTTGCGGTCGAATGCACGTTTGGCGCGGAGATTGATCGTACCGGCGGGGGCGTTGGCATCGACGTCGGCGCTGATCGTGCGGGAAATTTCGAGGGAATCCATGCTGCTGAGGGACACCATCTCGAAACTGGAAGCGCGAGTGTTGGTACCGGTGCCGGCGGTGTCGTTGGCATCGGCGGCGGCGAGCGACATGCCATCAACCGTGACCTGCGTGTATTCGGAGCCGAGGCCGCCGAGGCTGACGTTGCGGACTTCACCGTTGACGGTGTCGAGTTGCACGCCGGGAACATTGCGGAGGAACTCGCCGATGTTGCCTTCCGCGTTTTCACCGAAGACGTCGGAGGCGATGTGGTTGGTGATATTCATGGAGCTGCGTTGCTCCATGATCGCCTTGGCGTTTCCTTCGCGTTCGCCGGAGACGACGAACGCCTGCATGACGAGTGTACCGTCTTCGCTCGGGAGGTTGAAATCGTGCGTGACGGTCTGGCCGGGCTGGACGACAAGCGTGGCCGTCTGCGTTGGATAGCCAATATAATCGGCTTCGACCGTAGCATTTCCGACTGGGACATTTCCGAACCGGTAGGAGCCGCCGTCACCAGAAGTGGTGGTTTCGTTGGAAGGCAGCAGGCGGATCTGGGCGCTGCGGGCGTATTCGCCTGTTGCAGGATTATAGACCCGGCCGGTGATGGCGCCTGTTGCGGGTTTTTCCTGGCCGATAAGGGTGAGTGCCGGGCTTAAAAAAAGTAGGCCTGCGTAGAGGAGCCGTTTAATCGAGATCATGAGTTACTTGGGTAGGTGGGGAACAAAAACAAATTTCGCCGAATCATGGCGCAGCGGGAGCCACGGGGATCTTGGTGCCATTAAGCGCGGCGAGTTCGTGGTAGAGCTCGGGATCCTGCGTGATGAGATCCTTCATTCCGCGCAGCTGGCTGACCGAGACCCAGGGGAGCCAGAATTGGTGGCGGCCGATGCCGCGAGGGAGACTGAAACAGTAATGTTCCTGCTGCCAGCCGGGGCCGCGTAGTCCGAGCGGTTTGCCCGGGAGTTCGATCATGGCCTTGGTATTATGCAGAAGGATGGTGGCGACTTCGAGGTAGTGCCTGTCGCCAGTCAGGCGATACAGTTTGGCGAAACTCGCGACGTCGAAGGCCATGTAGCCATCGATGAGCGAGTGGCCGGTGGCGATGAGTTGCATGCCGGTGGTGGGAACGCCGCGTTTCCATTGAAGTTTCGCAGCCGGACTGTCGTCTGGCATAGGGACGTTCCAGATATACATCCAGGTCTCGGCCATGGCGGCAGCGGCTTTGGCGCGCCCAAGCCAACGGTCATCCTTGGTGATGTCGTGGAGCGCGAGATAGCCCTCGAGCGAGATGGTGGCGGCCTCTTTGTCGATGACGTCGGGATTATCAATGGTGCCGCCGACAAAGCGGCCGACGTTTTGACCCTGATTCCATGCGAAGTCGGCGGTGCGTATGGCGACATCGAGATAATTTTTTTCGCCGGTGATGCGATGAAGCTGGGCGTAAAAAGGAACGGCCATGAAGGAGCCGGTCGGCGAATCGGAGACGACTTTCGCGGTGCGCGGCATCCAGGAACGAATGAAGCCACCGCCGGGCTTTTCCTGCGTGAGCAGCCAGTCGGCGAACTGACGAACCCACGCGATCCAGTCGGCATGCGTACGGCCGGCGCGTTGCTCGTCTTCGTAGGCGCGCATCAGCGACTTCATGTCGTCGGTGAAGCAGCGAAGGAAAAGTTCGTGATCCGTTTTATAGCCCCCCTGGGAGGTCGCGTACTCGCCGCTCTTGTGGAAAAAGCCTTCGCCGGCAGGAGGTGCCATTGGGATGCGTAGAAACGAATCGATGGACTTTTCCGCTTTGCGACGGAGCTCGGTGCCGCGTTCGGTGTGATCGAGCGTCGAGGCTGCGAGCATCATTTCAGCGGAGCCTAGTGCGTAGCCGATGAAGCCCATGATGGACTTCGTGATCTCGCGTTCCTTCTGCCCGGGAATCGCCGGGCTGATGATTTGCGTGCCAGCGCGGTCGTCGAATTCGAGCGTGTTCTCCGCGATCATGTCCACGACGTGACGCCAGACGGCACCGAGGTTTTGCGGATTGGCTTTCGGCTTGAGCGTCGTCCATGCCCAGCGCCACGAATCGGAAACAAAGGCTGTGAAATTATCCGCCTGGTTGAAGCGGAAGGACACTTCGTAGCTATGGGCGAATCCGTCCTTGATAGGATGGTAACGCCTGCGCCACGCGGCGTGCGCGGTGGCATGTTCGCTCGATTTGCGTCCATAGTTGATCTGCCCCTCGGAGCCGGGAAAGAGAAAGCCGAGCTGGAGTGTCTTCTCGTTTTCCTGCGCACCAATCGCGCCAAAGAGAAAGCGGGCATCGGCGCGGGACGCGTGGGAGAAATCGTTGCCTTCGGAATGAGTGGTCGCGCCGTTGGGCGCGGAATTCAGGACGGAAAGCGTGGAGCCGTCGGCGAAACGTGCGCTCATGAGCGGCGCGGGCATGCGATCTTCGCGAATCCAGACAGCGTAGTTTCTCGGCTGGTAATAATTGCCCGCGCCGAAGGAGTTGTTCCTCAGATGGGCAAAATTTCCGTAGATCATACCAGGCGAAAACCATTCCACTTCCGGCCATTTTTTTGGCTCGGTGATTTCAAGTGTGACGGAGGAACGGAAGCCGCCGTCGAGATTTCCGTGAACTTTAACGGAGCGGTTCAGACGAAGTGCAGAACCTTCCACACTCCATTCGTCTTCAAACGTGAAGCGGAGATCGTGGAGCCCTTTGATGACGCCGCGTCCGATCCACTTTCCATTTTTCGATTCGAAGCTGCGGTAGGCCGCGCGCAGCGGAGTATAGCTGTCAGCATTCTTGTCCCAGACTTCGACTTGAAGTGGGAACGACTGGCTGGCGCTCGCCATCCCCTGCCCCTCGATGCGGATGCCTGTGCTGTCGTCCGGATTCTTCTGCGACTGGAGAACGGGCTGTTGCCGAGAGGCGGTGGTCGTGGCGGCCGCGCTGGCGATAAAAGTAAAACCTGCCAGCGCAACGGCGGCGAAAGATCGAACAAAAGAATTTCTTAAATCACGCATGATGCGGAGAGCTGGGGGCGGCACGAGGTCGGGGTTAACGAACACGAGCGGATAAACACACAGCGCTTTTGGCACATCTAATTGCTTAATGATTCTAACCGAAATGTTGCTTCTCATGTGCTTTTCCAAAACGCGCAGCAGTGTGCAGCATGTGCGATGATGCTTTCATTACGGCCGGCGAAGGAGAGTTTCCGGCAGCAAGAAGTGAGTGTTCGCGCGCGACGCGTATTCAAAAAAATTTCCTGCGCGTAAATGGCTGCGTCAATGGAGTCAGAGTCTCGACACGCGAACTCTGGTTTGCAGCGTACGCCGGAAATGTCCGCCGCACGCACCTTCGCCCTGCAAGAATTTCCCATTCATTTTTCTCACCGACCGCTCGCGTTGGTCCGCTCCCCTGGCCGGGTGAACCTGATCGGCGAGCACACCGATTACAACGACGGCTTCGTGTTCCCACTCGCGATCGAACGCGGAACCTACATCGCCGTCGGTCCGCGATCGGACCGGCAGGTTTCGCTCTACTCAACTCACTTCAATGAGACCGCGACCTTCGCGCTCGACGATCTGGAAACTCCCGTTCCCGAATGGGCCGAGTACGCGCGAGGCGTCGCTGCTATACTACAACTCGACGGTTTTTCGCTTCACGGTTTTAACGGCGTCGTGGCCGCAGATCTTCCCGTTGGCGCCGGTCTGTCCTCGTCGGCTTCTTTCTCACTCGCCATCGCTCGCGCGCTTCACGTGACGTCCGGATTTACTTGGGACGCCACCAAGATGGCGCTGCTGTGTCAGCGTGTGGAAAACGAGCACATCGGTGTGAACTGCGGCATCATGGATCAGCTTGTGATTGCTGCCGCGCGTGAAAACCAAGCGCTGCTCATCGACTGCCGGTCCCTTGCCACGACGCCTGCGTCGCTTCCGGCAGAAGCTGCGATCGTCATCATGGACACCAAAAAAAGCCGGACCCTCGCCGGCTCTGCTTACAATGTCCGCCGCGCACAGTGCGAGGCGGTCGCCAGATTTTTCGGAGTCAAAGCCCTCCGTGACGTGACGCTCCCTGAACTCGAAGCTGCTAAATCCAAGTTGGACCCTCTGGACTATCAACGCGCCTGTCATGTGATTTCCGAAAATGCGCGGACCGAAAAAGCCGGCAGTCTCGGAACGCCGCCAGCTGCTGAACTCGGCCAGCTCATGAACGCGAGCCACGAAAGCCTGAGGAATGACTACGAAGTTTCCTGTGATGAGCTCGACGAGATCACCGCTCTGGCACGCCACCAACCCGGTTGCTTCGGAGCACGCATGACAGGCGCAGGCTTCGGCGGTTGCGCGGTAGCGCTCGTCGAAGCGAACAAAGCCGAATCGTTCGTAATGGCCGTCACGGCGGGCTATGAAGAACGCTTCCACGTGAAGCCCGCGCTTTATGTGACACGCGCAACCGCAGGCACCTCCCACGAAATGCTCTGATCTGCTTTTCGCTGCGCGCTCTCTGGTACGAAAGACAAGTTTTGCCGCAGTTTGATAAAGCAAATTAGGATGACTTGCCGCCCGCGTAACTTCTCATCACCGGGCGCGTGCAGCCCTGAATGCGCTGGAACGCGGTATTGTCATCGACTGCTCACGGTCGAACAAACCGCGCAGATTTTCCAAATGTGTTCGGGACCATGCCCCTATCCCCATGAAACATTTCGGCTCCATCCTCGCATTTATTTTCGCCGCTGTCTTGTCCCTGGCGGCAAACCCACCGGCAAGGGTCATCGTGGTTAAAGGTTCGGATCGCGCTTCCAGTTCGAGGGAACTGTCCTCGGCTTTCACACAGCTCGCCAGCACAGGAGGCGTCATCGTGTTAAGCGGGGGCGTGCGCGTGGACGCCAACTTCGTCACCCCGGCCCATGCTGCACCGATAACGATCACCAGCAGCCACGACGGCAAAGACTATCAGGCTGAGCGCAGCGCGAAGCTGATTTTAGAAGGCGATTACACGGTCAATGGTCCGACGACCTTTGCGAAGGTGCTTATCGCTGCGGCGGGCAAATCCAGTCATATCCATTGCAACGGTTTTCCGGTCGCTTTCTCGGATGGAATCTCGTGTGAGCCAGGACAGGCAGGACGATTTCCCTCGATCACGGGGGGCGCACGCCGGAAAGATGGCTCCACCGGTGCCGATATCACCATCAAGGGTGGACAGTGGGATTCCGTGCTCGGCGGTTCGACGTCCGACGCCGAACCGACCAGCGGAAATCTCCGGATCGTGGTCGATGGGGGTCGTTTTAACGGAATGGTGTGCGCGACCGGATCAGGCCGGCATGTGGGCGACGCTCAGCTGACGTTGAATGCCGGATACTTTTATGGCGGCGTGGCCGCTCTGGCGAATAAGGCCGGTGCGGCAGTGTGGGGAAGTGTCAGCGTGACGATAAACGGCGGCATCTACCACAACACCATCGCCGCCTTGCGTCACCCGGAGGCTAGCTTTTCAGGCGACTACACGCTCACGATCAACGGTGGCGTTTTCAGTTCGCTTACCGGGATTACCGGCACCGACGGCTTTCCGGGCGGTGCGACATCTGTCCTGAACGCGGCACCGGCGCTCCTGGATCAGGAAAACGAGGGAACACTGTCGTTCAGCAATCCGCTGATCGAAGGCGCGGATCCGTGGGTTTTTCAGCACGATGGATTTTATTACAGCACGACCACGGGCTACTCGCAGCTCGTCGGCCGCAAGGTCGCGAACTTGGGTGACCTGCCTCATGCCGAACCTGTGACCCTCTATAAGCCGGAAGCCGGTCACCCCTATTCGAAGCATCTCTGGTCACCAAAGATTTATCACTTGAGCGAGGATCTCGCCGGTGCGGGCAAGGGAGGATTCTATCTCTATTTCACAGCGAACGACGGCAGTGGTCGCTCGGCCTGGGATCACCGTTTGTTTGTTTTGCGCGCGCTCACAGATGACCCGCTCGGCCCTTACGGATCGCCACACGATGGCACGCGAGACACTCCCATCCGGGTGAACAGCGCGTTGAAGAATCAGTTCAACGACGAATGGGTGGCCGGCCCGAAAGTGCTTAGTTACAGAGGAAAAAATTATCTGATCTGGGTCGGACGCTTCGGGGGTCCTGAGTCGAAAAAAGTCGGTGACCACTGGCAGTGCCTTTACATCGATGAGTTGATCAATCCGTGGACGGTTGCGGGACGCGCGGCGATGATCTGCAGCCCGACCTTGCCGTGGGAAAAACACGGTGCCGGCATGACCGGTTCTGGCGATCAAAGGCGCATGCTTCCGGAAGTGATTGAGGGTGGCACGCCCATCGTAACCAAAGATGGTACGCTCTATCTCGCGTATGCCGGCAGCGGTTACTGGACTCCCCACTATGCGATCGGCCTGATGAAACTGACCGGCAGCGATCCGATGAATCCCGCGCACTGGCAGAAGTCGTCGAAGCCAATTTTCAAAGCGTCGAAAGAAGTCGTTGGTTCAGCCAACGCGTGTTACGTGTTCTCCCCCACCGGCAAATCCCACTGGGCGATTTATCACGCCTACGTCGGACAAAAAACCCGCGGTGTTCCGCGACAGCTATTTGCTGAGCCCTACCTCGCAGACAGCCAAAGCATGTCGATCGGTCGAGGTACTCCCGCCCCGCTTGGGTCAAAAATGGAAATCGAAACCAATCCGATGCCGTTGCGAAAAAAGGTCAGCTGGTTCTCAAAATTTGCCGAGTATTACTAAATCACACTGAAGCCTCAAAGACACAGTCATTAAATCTGCTCTGCCGCAATATGCAGCAATAACTCGTTGAGTTTGCACCCGCTAAATCATAATCCTCGGGAGAGAGGTGTTCCAATGCATGCAGAACTCCGCTTTAGTTCTACTCGCGCAATTGGGATGACAATCACTACCTCCCGATTAGTAACCTCCGTTTAGCAAAAAATCCTCGCTCAGCGCTTTGACTACACAGCTTTTTCCTCAAGGAGATTCTTAAGTATTTTCATCAATTCAGCCGTATTGCTGCTAACTGCGGTCAGAGGCTTCAGTTCGGAGTCTCCTGAGAAAAACGAAGTCGGCTCAATCTTGCTGGAAACATAGAACTTTCGGGTTACTCCAATCGTGGAATGCCGCAGACCAGAACTAGCCGCCAAGATCCCCTTACGGTCGGCGAGGTGAGATCCAAACTCTTTTCTCAACGTATGTATCCGAGAAGTGGAGCGAGTGATTCCCTTACCCTTTAACCATAGGCAAAGCGCTTTGAAATCTTTCGTGCACCGATACTGCCTGTACACTGCGTCAGGACGCGGAGCGACGTCGGAAATGAGCACGAATTCGCCTTTGGAAATCTCGGCATGCTTACGGAGCACTTCCGCGAACTGTGATTCGAGCCGGATTTTCCCGACCGACGAATCGCTCTTCAGGCGTCCATATTTCGTCGGAGCGATGGTAACAGTCCCGGTGGCAAGTTCCACATTCGACCACAGCAGTTTGTCGATTTCGTTCCGACGGAGGCCTGCACCTATCGCCAGGACAAAGATCACCAGCTGGTTTCCGGAAAGTTCGGCGAAAGCTGCTTCGATCAACTTTTTGGCGTCTACCTCCGACGTGTAGAAATAATCTGATTCGCGTTCCGGAAGAAACTCCACTGCGTCGAAAGGAAGTGGAGATGGCAGCACGAGATCCGAACATTTTGTTAGAACTCGCCTCATGACACGCTTGGCAAAAAGCGCACGAGCATTGCGAAGAACACCGTTGGCGGTGTGCTCAACCCTAATGCGCTCGGGCGTATTGGCTGGGAACCGTGCCACATACTCGTCGCGCCAGATAGCGATCAGTTTTGGCGTGATGGTGTTTAACCGCGTCCCATCCACCGCCGCTCGCCACCTGGATATTTCAGCTTTCCCAGGAAACTTGTCGGTGCCGTTGAACTTAATTTTTCGGATTCCGCTCACGATCCGTCGAAATCTGGCCGCGTACGTGTATAGCGTGCACGGATCCAAGTGACCATGCTGGCCGACCAGTTCGATGTAACGGCCGACCGTCAACTCTGAGCGCTCAGCTGCAAAGGCTGGCTTGTATTTCGATCGGGTCTCTTCCCATGTGTGCAGCCGAAGAAAACAATCGATCTCTCGCGCGAGCTTCGCCGCTGAATCCAGATCTGATCCGAGC from Nibricoccus aquaticus includes:
- a CDS encoding tyrosine-type recombinase/integrase translates to MKNLSESEVFGSVPASGQNVGQSPKTTTHGAMLKLKQRIQRNTRKYFGRPNAPYYLLRIQCRGCREWFELGSDLDSAAKLAREIDCFLRLHTWEETRSKYKPAFAAERSELTVGRYIELVGQHGHLDPCTLYTYAARFRRIVSGIRKIKFNGTDKFPGKAEISRWRAAVDGTRLNTITPKLIAIWRDEYVARFPANTPERIRVEHTANGVLRNARALFAKRVMRRVLTKCSDLVLPSPLPFDAVEFLPERESDYFYTSEVDAKKLIEAAFAELSGNQLVIFVLAIGAGLRRNEIDKLLWSNVELATGTVTIAPTKYGRLKSDSSVGKIRLESQFAEVLRKHAEISKGEFVLISDVAPRPDAVYRQYRCTKDFKALCLWLKGKGITRSTSRIHTLRKEFGSHLADRKGILAASSGLRHSTIGVTRKFYVSSKIEPTSFFSGDSELKPLTAVSSNTAELMKILKNLLEEKAV
- the galK gene encoding galactokinase, which produces MSAARTFALQEFPIHFSHRPLALVRSPGRVNLIGEHTDYNDGFVFPLAIERGTYIAVGPRSDRQVSLYSTHFNETATFALDDLETPVPEWAEYARGVAAILQLDGFSLHGFNGVVAADLPVGAGLSSSASFSLAIARALHVTSGFTWDATKMALLCQRVENEHIGVNCGIMDQLVIAAARENQALLIDCRSLATTPASLPAEAAIVIMDTKKSRTLAGSAYNVRRAQCEAVARFFGVKALRDVTLPELEAAKSKLDPLDYQRACHVISENARTEKAGSLGTPPAAELGQLMNASHESLRNDYEVSCDELDEITALARHQPGCFGARMTGAGFGGCAVALVEANKAESFVMAVTAGYEERFHVKPALYVTRATAGTSHEML
- a CDS encoding glycoside hydrolase family 43 protein; this encodes MKHFGSILAFIFAAVLSLAANPPARVIVVKGSDRASSSRELSSAFTQLASTGGVIVLSGGVRVDANFVTPAHAAPITITSSHDGKDYQAERSAKLILEGDYTVNGPTTFAKVLIAAAGKSSHIHCNGFPVAFSDGISCEPGQAGRFPSITGGARRKDGSTGADITIKGGQWDSVLGGSTSDAEPTSGNLRIVVDGGRFNGMVCATGSGRHVGDAQLTLNAGYFYGGVAALANKAGAAVWGSVSVTINGGIYHNTIAALRHPEASFSGDYTLTINGGVFSSLTGITGTDGFPGGATSVLNAAPALLDQENEGTLSFSNPLIEGADPWVFQHDGFYYSTTTGYSQLVGRKVANLGDLPHAEPVTLYKPEAGHPYSKHLWSPKIYHLSEDLAGAGKGGFYLYFTANDGSGRSAWDHRLFVLRALTDDPLGPYGSPHDGTRDTPIRVNSALKNQFNDEWVAGPKVLSYRGKNYLIWVGRFGGPESKKVGDHWQCLYIDELINPWTVAGRAAMICSPTLPWEKHGAGMTGSGDQRRMLPEVIEGGTPIVTKDGTLYLAYAGSGYWTPHYAIGLMKLTGSDPMNPAHWQKSSKPIFKASKEVVGSANACYVFSPTGKSHWAIYHAYVGQKTRGVPRQLFAEPYLADSQSMSIGRGTPAPLGSKMEIETNPMPLRKKVSWFSKFAEYY
- a CDS encoding MFS transporter, whose product is MASLSANTAKKPLIPYQWEIIIWLFLAYVMNQADRQIFNVVLPLIKADLGLNDFQAGVIGSTMVVTMAFVLPAAGYIGDRYPRSIIIVLSLAAWSLSTLLSGLSVGLISFIAIRSVATGVGEAMYVPAAVAFIGEHHTKSRSLALAVHQSALYVGTIGGGFMAGWLGQLFGWKSSFFVFGGFGIILAVVIHLRMKRSHSVSPVISGERPRVKEVLQSLIKIKTAIIFSLVLGLSTFVSIGYLAWMPTYLHESFGLTLANAGFFSVFYNLVAAFVGVMLGGKFSDKFAQKYPSFRLNLAGTALLLGIPSLYFMGASDNLTVVYIALGGFGFCRGLFDSNIYASLFDVVPRRFHASAAGLMVAFSFMIGSLAPLILGAMKQGGDLGAGLSGLAWAYLLGGSALLFAAYRFFPREFIRQEAPADNVRAH
- a CDS encoding TonB-dependent receptor, encoding MISIKRLLYAGLLFLSPALTLIGQEKPATGAITGRVYNPATGEYARSAQIRLLPSNETTTSGDGGSYRFGNVPVGNATVEADYIGYPTQTATLVVQPGQTVTHDFNLPSEDGTLVMQAFVVSGEREGNAKAIMEQRSSMNITNHIASDVFGENAEGNIGEFLRNVPGVQLDTVNGEVRNVSLGGLGSEYTQVTVDGMSLAAADANDTAGTGTNTRASSFEMVSLSSMDSLEISRTISADVDANAPAGTINLRAKRAFDRKDRRISLQLNSAMHSSAMTLSKGIGPDDHDGSYKFGPGGIFEYSDVFLNNRLGFVFNVSESNIYSDASRVTINYNRSPTATDRREQVPTSIVFQQLPRHNRRFSTTFTTDFRATDRLTLSLTTIYNYSELWNMQRSMTATTGGRSVIGADPVFGFTTNSTAASITVNPVAISKLGETITVTPKFEYKNGNFVWDGAASYSDSTSWYDNFGRHGTMQTLNSPVAANVNYRAVRPNDALSPDWQFVQIAGRDIASGSAFSKPSIIAKDSRRSRGEFMTAQTNASLSTNWGIPIVWKTGLKFREENRTFSDKRSLDRYNYVGPNGNSTHYGEFPSEFVWDLGKTNVNITSISGGRIFMPDLADIGERFRTNPEQFVNSSNATDYYNTHVVRNRNFTESINAGYFMGTAQVKGFTIRAGVRYEDTETKVLEPDARTSAEVTAAGYAVNASGVATTIPGVAYQFLARPRVYRTGNYENFFPSGSIRYEIIKDLEWHAGFSSTIRRPAYNDVAGVWVVNDNNQTVTAPNVKLRPETATNFATRLAYYMKNVGEFSVALYENHVEDLINSDELTAAEFGYAGEDYTGYRFITSANSPGQVKVRSMELSYNQNLGFLGNAFRRLNVRANYTRAYATELKTGLVPHSVNSGISYTYRRFNIYANGNWTDDTPTTTTGATYRRARTQIDGGAGFKLTRMLSLNLSARNVTDAPYIQMQKVAPSAPTLYDHLRVGTTYTLAVKAVF